The genomic interval TCCGACCACCTGCCCCTGGTCGTCCAGCTCGACCGTTAAGCCTTCTTCACCCGCAGGTACACGTCCTCCAGGCCGTCCTCCGGGTCCCACTGCTCACCGACCTTGCGGAAACCGAACCCGGCGATCGTGGCCCGTGACCCGGTGTTGTCGGGCCGGATGCTCGCCCGTACGGCCGTCACCCGCGGATCGGCGTCCGCGCGCTCCAGCAGCGAGCGCAGCATCGCCTTGGCGTACCCCTTGCGCCGGTGCTGAGGATCCACCGAGTACGCCACCTCGACCACACCGTCGGCGTCCGGCGGCCCGTGGAACCCTGCGTGACCGACAGTTACACCCTCCGGCTCGGCGACAGCGGCCCGCGCGATCCATTCCGCGGCGGCCGGATCGGTGTCGATGTCGGCCAGGCGGATACGCCACAACCAGGCCTCCTCCACGAGAAACTGACTCAGGGGAGCACCCGCGGCCGTGCTGGCCGCGACCAGGTCACCACTGATCAACGCCGTCAGCGCGGCGGGGGAGAGCTGTACGAAACGGATGTCCGGCACGCCGGCAAGGATCACACAGAGTTGCGATCAACGCCACACACCGGTTGCGCACAATCTAATTGCGCACTACCGTCCATGTCATGGTCACCTCCACCGCGCTCGAGCAGATGGTCTGCTTCCAGCTCTACGCGGCCAGCCGCGCGATGACGGCCATCTACCGCCCCCTGCTCGAACCCCACGGCCTCACCTACCCGCAACTACTCGTCCTCGTCGCCCTCTGGGAAAACGGCCCCACCACCGTCCGCGACCTCGGCCGGCAGCTGCACCTCGACAGCGGCACCCTCTCGCCCCTGCTCAAACGCCTCGAAACCGCCGGCCACGTCACCCGCACCCGCGGCAACACCGACGAACGCACCGTCACCGTCACCCCGGCCGCCTCCGCGATGCGCCTCCGCGACGACCTCGCCGACCTGCCCGAACGCATCGCCTGCGCCGTGAACCTGACCGAAGACGAATTCCACCAGCTCATCCACCTGCTCGGCCGCGTCCGCGGCGCCCACTGATCTTCCCGGCCGCACCCCGCGGCACCCACCGAAAGGACCTGCCATGTCCGCGCTCTACACCGCATCCGCCACCGCATCCGCCACCGCCTCCGGCGACGGCCGCAACGGCCACGTCCGCTCCAGCGACGGCGTCCTCGACCTCGACCTCGCCGTCCCCAAGGAAATGGGCGGCCCCGGCGGCGCCCTCAGCAACCCCGAACAACTCTTCGCCGCCGGCTACGCCGCCTGCTTCCACGGCGCCCTCAAACTCGTCGCCCGCAACCGGAAAGTCACCCTCACCGACACCGCCATCACCGTCGACGTCAGCATCGGCCCCAAAGCCGACGGCACCCCCGGCTTCCAGCTCGCCGCCACCATCGAAGCCGAACTCGCCGGCGTCGACGACACCACCGCCCTCGAACTGCTCGAAGCCGCCCACCAGGTCTGCCCCTACAGCAACGCCACCCGCGGCAACATCGAAGTCAAACTCTCCGTCGCCTGACCGCTACACCAACTCGCCCAACGCGCGGTTCGTACGGTTCGCCCGTACGGCCGCGCGTTGCTGCTCCGCCGTCACCTCGATGTAGTTCTGCGACGTCGCCAACGACGCATGCCCCAGCAACCGCATGATCTCGCTCGCGTTCGCCCCGTCCTCCGCCAGCCGCGTCGCGAACGTGTGCCGCAAAGCATGCAACTGCGCACCCCGCGGCACCCGCTCGTTGATCCCGGCCCGCCGGAAACACGAACTCACCAAATACTGCAAACCCCCACGCTGCAACGGCGCGCCCTTACGGTCCACCAGCAACGCCTCATCCGCGCGCGCTCGCCCGAACCGCACCCGCCGGCTGTCCACATACCGCTGCACCACCGCGTCCAGCTCCGGCTCCACCGGCACCGTCCGCGGCCGCCCACCCTTACCGGCCACGTCCACCCGCCGCTCACCCGGACGCCCGTGGAACGAACCCACCCGCAGCGCCAGCAACTCCGACAACCGCAAACCCGCACACAGGGCCAGCGCCAGCACCGCCACATCCCGCTCCGGCCACGGATCACGCTGCCGGTCATCCCTGGCGCTGACCGCCCGCAACAGCTGCTCGGGAGTGTCCTCACCACGCAACGGCTTAGGGGAGTGGGGCGCCGGACGCGGCTTGTCCACCGCCGACATCGGATTGCCGGGGACCACCTGCTCGGTCACCAGGAACGTGAAGAACGCGTTCCAGCTCGTCCACGCCCGCGCCACCGACGCCGGAGCCCGGGTGCTCGCGAAACGGGCGAAGGCTGCTCGCAGCAGGCGGGGGGAGAGGTCACCGAGAGTGACGGCTTCTTTGTCCATCAGGCCGACAACCAAGGTCAGATCCCGCTCGTACGCCTTGAGCGTGTGCACCGAGGGCTTCCGCGTGGCCCGCGCCGCCAAAAACTCTTGAACAAGACCAAGGACCGGAACATCATGTTTTTCATGCATATGCGACACTATACATGATGTGCATACAAACTTATGTAGGTACGTTGGATGTGTGCATCATTGGTCATGCCGACGCACAACGCCAAGCCAGGGCGGCTCAAGAACATTCCTACGAGGATCTGTTCACCGGAACGCGGCTGCGGGGAGTCGAAACCGCACGCAGAGTTCGGGTGGGGTGCGGGTAAACCTGATGCTCTGTGCCGGGAGTGCCGACGCAAGATCAATGCTGCGTACATGCGCAAGAAGCGGTCGGAGGAGCCAGAGATCAACCGCAAAGCCAACTTGTGGCGGCACTACCGGATGCGCCTCGCCGACTATGAGGAGCTGCGCGCGGCCCAGGGCTACCGATGTGCAGCATGCGGGGCGCACGAGAGCGAGATCGATGTGTCCCGTAGCGGTGGCCGGCTTCGACAGGACGGCACGAAAGCAATCGCGTTGCCGCTGCAGGTCGATCACTGCCACGACACGATGAAGGTGCGCGGGCTGTTGTGCTCTCGCTGTAACCGCGTTATCGGCACGGCCAAGGACGATCCTGAGCTACTCGAAGGGTGTGTCGCCTACCTCCGCTCGCTCTCAGGTTAACATAATCGGTCTTACCGACCTGGGATTTGGTCGATGGAACGACGAGCCAGACGTTGCCGGGCCGTCCTTTCTCAACGACACACGCCCGAGTACTTCTTCGGACGGCCGACCGGGACCGCTGTGGTGTGGTCGACGTCCGGCCCGATGTGGCCGGGGCCGGCGAACGCGTGCCTCGGTGGCCACGTCTCGTGTCCGATGTGCGTGATCGTGGGGTGTCGGCGGGGCCGGCCGGCCGGATCCTCCTACGCGGATTCTCCCCCGGCCCGCCCCGTCGCCGTCCACGGTCAGGTTCCCGGGCTGAAAGGGCTCGGAGCCCAGGGTGAGGCGTTTCGGTGTGGTGCCGGGCCGGCCTGTCTCCCGGGATCGGCGGCTCGCGGTCAGCGGTTCGCGTGTGGCGTCCTACTGGTGCTGTTCGAGCGCGCCGACGGTGGCCGGTGCCGCGGGCGGTCAGGTGTTCGGTGGTGTCGGGCAGGTCGGTGACCGGGGGCAACGCCGGGCCGCGGAACTGAGCGGCAGTGTGCCGGCGGCCCGGCGGATCGGGGGGTCAGTGGCTGCCGAGTTCGACGAGCAGGACGCCGGTGATGACCAGGACGATGCCGGCGCTCATGGTTTTGGTGAGGGGGTCGTTGAAGGCGGCTCGGGCGATGACGGCGGTGCCGGCGATGCCGATGGCTGACCAGATGCCGTACGCGATGCCGAGGGGCATGCCTGCTTGCAGGGAGAACGACAGCATGGTGAACGACAGGGCGTAGCCG from Paractinoplanes brasiliensis carries:
- a CDS encoding GNAT family N-acetyltransferase is translated as MPDIRFVQLSPAALTALISGDLVAASTAAGAPLSQFLVEEAWLWRIRLADIDTDPAAAEWIARAAVAEPEGVTVGHAGFHGPPDADGVVEVAYSVDPQHRRKGYAKAMLRSLLERADADPRVTAVRASIRPDNTGSRATIAGFGFRKVGEQWDPEDGLEDVYLRVKKA
- a CDS encoding MarR family winged helix-turn-helix transcriptional regulator, with protein sequence MVTSTALEQMVCFQLYAASRAMTAIYRPLLEPHGLTYPQLLVLVALWENGPTTVRDLGRQLHLDSGTLSPLLKRLETAGHVTRTRGNTDERTVTVTPAASAMRLRDDLADLPERIACAVNLTEDEFHQLIHLLGRVRGAH
- a CDS encoding organic hydroperoxide resistance protein, coding for MSALYTASATASATASGDGRNGHVRSSDGVLDLDLAVPKEMGGPGGALSNPEQLFAAGYAACFHGALKLVARNRKVTLTDTAITVDVSIGPKADGTPGFQLAATIEAELAGVDDTTALELLEAAHQVCPYSNATRGNIEVKLSVA
- a CDS encoding tyrosine-type recombinase/integrase codes for the protein MHEKHDVPVLGLVQEFLAARATRKPSVHTLKAYERDLTLVVGLMDKEAVTLGDLSPRLLRAAFARFASTRAPASVARAWTSWNAFFTFLVTEQVVPGNPMSAVDKPRPAPHSPKPLRGEDTPEQLLRAVSARDDRQRDPWPERDVAVLALALCAGLRLSELLALRVGSFHGRPGERRVDVAGKGGRPRTVPVEPELDAVVQRYVDSRRVRFGRARADEALLVDRKGAPLQRGGLQYLVSSCFRRAGINERVPRGAQLHALRHTFATRLAEDGANASEIMRLLGHASLATSQNYIEVTAEQQRAAVRANRTNRALGELV
- a CDS encoding endonuclease VII domain-containing protein, which encodes MRKKRSEEPEINRKANLWRHYRMRLADYEELRAAQGYRCAACGAHESEIDVSRSGGRLRQDGTKAIALPLQVDHCHDTMKVRGLLCSRCNRVIGTAKDDPELLEGCVAYLRSLSG
- a CDS encoding DMT family transporter; translation: MRWLFLALAITLEISATMALRISDGLRNKKWLAPILAGYALSFTMLSFSLQAGMPLGIAYGIWSAIGIAGTAVIARAAFNDPLTKTMSAGIVLVITGVLLVELGSH